In Eublepharis macularius isolate TG4126 chromosome 4, MPM_Emac_v1.0, whole genome shotgun sequence, the following are encoded in one genomic region:
- the LOC129327715 gene encoding killer cell lectin-like receptor subfamily F member 1, with the protein MYFRATLRKSECGAVSAQEVNGMSLGVRVAETSEIRQSADILMKASISWQPNNGTHNKSSLENFVSHLRKFMCKPRDSKITGNFSCRLCPQNWSLHENKCYWVSKERRTWHKGKEDCTAKLSHMVVIQNQEEVAFIQSITDGAQLLWIGLEATFPEKKWTWIDGSPLDDKLFQDLGPVETNCCGRLNGDQLISEVCSTIAAWICETKALLI; encoded by the exons ATGTATTTCCGTGCAACTCTGAGAAAGAGCGAATGTGGAGCCGTATCAGCCCAAGAGGTGAATGGCATGTCGCTGGGAGTGCGCGTTGCAGAAACCTCAGAG ATAAGACAATCTGCAGATATTCTGATGAAAGCCAGTATCTCctggcagcccaacaatggaacGCATAATAAGTCCAGCCTGGAGAACTTTGTGTCTCACTTGCGGAAGTTTATGTGCAAGCCACGGGACAGCAAAATAACAGGTAATTTCAG TTGTAGACTGTGTCCTCAGAATTGGTCCCTTCATGAGAACAAGTGCTATTGGGTCTCCAAAGAAAGACGAACTTGGCACAAGGGGAAGGAAGACTGCACAGCCAAACTCTCTCATATGGTGGTGATACAGAATCAGGAGGAAGTG GCTTTTATACAAAGCATCACTGATGGGGCACAGCTGCTCTGGATTGGCCTAGAAGCCACATTCCCTGAAAAGAAGTGGACCTGGATCGATGGCTCCCCCTTAGATGACAAACT ATTTCAGGACTTGGGTCCTGTTGAAACAAATTGCTGTGGGAGACTGAATGGAGATCAATTAATTTCTGAAGTTTGTAGTACAATCGCTGCATGGATTTGTGAAACAAAAGCGCTCCTAATATAA